A genomic window from Manduca sexta isolate Smith_Timp_Sample1 chromosome 5, JHU_Msex_v1.0, whole genome shotgun sequence includes:
- the LOC115453215 gene encoding transcriptional repressor p66-alpha isoform X2: MDVDDSAVDLSVRSLPPELSELRALTASGLTITPAQPPPHGSSGKRVLRPRSEQRSYAESPDIVLLPAAPPHRKPAVATPAPFTDVSSKLNSTTVNVSITPSTLPPPAPESPRDPRDDEDSEDEENEPPIPMPGHRELSSAEIWERERRLRGLREKLRAEETRLVLLRKIRQSQQATGLPPTKECATATALAGSGCVVPPGVTVTPAPPPAHQNKRCSSSATGVSGSAGAGAGAGAAGSRRTSSLPGGATLTPGPYRSQSSSSSAANITPSVTITPAPPPASQHASSKASSRSSEDTQTPAQRQAAAKLALRKQLEKTLLQIPPPKPPPPEMNFIPSPSNTDFVYLVGLEHVVDYLTNEDRMPRSSVPAVCAQCGCDFTPVWRWERAPARRLDATFTPGGGARRLCELCVSGNVKRALKAEHTARLKTAFVRALQQEQEIERRLCAPTASPPPAAPAAHAPPAPPPAHSHAHAHAHTPHTQHAHAAHTQHNTHAHAHRPASRSSSRSSAAAAPPSPAPPLTPAPPPPRALSTSENLRSHHSDRGRDGTEVAAKKSKSSSSSTNSQGSSSKPHQQFAAAAAAQMAFEQHSAAAMQALQHQLLRGVPTGLSGAGGSGGMTPAAAAAMIQFTPLLYSYQLAMAQASALGKRSGKGGSSATNSAAMAEMQRVAEAQRQYLLDMIPGQHGRNPWTKN; this comes from the exons ATGGACGTGGATGACTCGGCCGTGGACCTCAGCGTGAG GTCGTTGCCTCCGGAGCTGAGTGAGTTACGAGCGTTGACGGCTAGTGGCCTCACTATAACGCCAGCCCAGCCCCCGCCACAC GGCTCGAGCGGCAAGCGTGTGCTGCGCCCGCGCTCGGAGCAGCGCAGCTATGCGGAGAGCCCGGACATCGTGCTGCTGCCGGCGGCGCCTCCGCATCGCAAGCCGGCCGTGGCCACGCCCGCGCCGTTCACTG ATGTGAGCAGCAAGTTGAACTCGACGACGGTGAATGTGTCGATAACGCCGAGCACGctgccgccgcccgcgccggaGTCGCCGCGCGACCCTCGCGACGACGAAGACTCCGAGGACGAGGAGAATGAGCCGCCCATACCGATGCCGGGGCACCGC GAGCTGTCGAGCGCGGAGATCTGGGAGCGCGAGCGGCGCCTGCGCGGGCTGCGCGAGAAGCTGCGCGCCGAGGAGACGCGCCTCGTGCTGCTGCGCAAGATACGGCAGTCGCAGCAGGCCACCGGGCTGCCGCCCACTAAG GAGTGCGCGACGGCGACGGCGCTGGCGGGCAGCGGGTGCGTGGTGCCGCCCGGCGTCACCGTcacgcccgcgccgccgcccgcgcaccaGAACAAG CGTTGCAGCAGCAGTGCGACGGGCGTGTCCGgcagcgcgggcgcgggcgcgggcgcgggcgcggcggggtCGCGCCGCACCTCCAGCCTGCCCGGCGGCGCCACGCTCACGCCGGGGCCTTACCGCTCGcag tcatCGAGCAGCAGTGCGGCCAACATCACTCCATCTGTGACGATAACGCCGGCGCCGCCTCCCGCATCTCAACACGCATCCTCCAAG GCAAGCTCGCGCAGTTCGGAGGACACTCAGACGCCGGCCCAGAGACAAGCCGCCGCCAAACTAGCACTACGGAAACAACTAGAGAAAACTCTGCTACAG atCCCGCCCCCCAAGCCGCCGCCGCCTGAGATGAACTTCATCCCATCTCCTAGCAATACTGACTTTGTGTACCTCGTCGGATTGGAGCACGTTGTGGACTATCTTACTAACGAAGATCG CATGCCGCGTTCGTCGGTGCCGGCGGTGTGCGCGCAGTGCGGGTGCGACTTCACGCCCGTGTGGCGCTGGGAGCGCGCGCCCGCCCGCCGCCTCGACGCCACCTTCACCCCCGGCGGCGGCGCCCGCCGGCTCTGCGAGCTGTGCGTCTCCGGCAACGTGAAGCGTGCGCTCAAGGCGGAGCACACGGCGCGACTGAAGACCGCCTTCGTGCGCGCGCTGCAGCAGGAGCAGGAGATCGAGCGCCGCCTGTGCGCGCCCACCGcctcgccgccgcccgccgcgcccgccgcgcacgcgccgcccgcgccgccgcccgcgcactcgcacgcgcacgcgcatgCGCACACGCCGCATACGCAGcacgcgcacgccgcgcacacgcAACACAACACTCACGCGCACGCACACAGACCG GCATCTCGTAGTTCATCCCGCAGCAGTGCAGCGGCAGCGCCCCCGTCCCCCGCACCGCCACTCACGCCCGCACCGCCACCGCCTAG GGCACTGTCAACTTCGGAGAATTTACGCAGTCATCACTCGGATCGCGGACGGGACGGCACCGAAGTCGCTGCCAAGAAGAGCAAAA GCTCATCATCAAGCACTAACAGCCAGGGGAGCAGCAGCAAGCCGCACCAG CAATTCGCTGCAGCCGCCGCGGCGCAGATGGCGTTCGAACAACACAGCGCGGCCGCCATGCAGGCTCTACAACACCAACTGCTTAGAG GTGTGCCGACAGGGCTGAGCGGCGCGGGCGGCTCGGGCGGCATGACGCCGGCCGCGGCGGCCGCCATGATACAGTTCACGCCGCTGCTCTACTCCTACCAGCTGGCGATGGCGCAGGCCTCCGCGCTAGGTAAGCGTT CGGGCAAGGGCGGGTCATCGGCGACTAACTCTGCCGCAATGGCGGAGATGCAACGCGTCGCCGAGGCGCAGCGGCAATACCTGCTCGACATGATCCCGGGACAGCACGGACGGAACCCGTGGACTAAGAACTGA
- the LOC115453215 gene encoding transcriptional repressor p66-alpha isoform X6: MDVDDSAVDLSVRSLPPELSELRALTASGLTITPAQPPPHGSSGKRVLRPRSEQRSYAESPDIVLLPAAPPHRKPAVATPAPFTDVSSKLNSTTVNVSITPSTLPPPAPESPRDPRDDEDSEDEENEPPIPMPGHRELSSAEIWERERRLRGLREKLRAEETRLVLLRKIRQSQQATGLPPTKECATATALAGSGCVVPPGVTVTPAPPPAHQNKRCSSSATGVSGSAGAGAGAGAAGSRRTSSLPGGATLTPGPYRSQSSSSSAANITPSVTITPAPPPASQHASSKASSRSSEDTQTPAQRQAAAKLALRKQLEKTLLQIPPPKPPPPEMNFIPSPSNTDFVYLVGLEHVVDYLTNEDRMPRSSVPAVCAQCGCDFTPVWRWERAPARRLDATFTPGGGARRLCELCVSGNVKRALKAEHTARLKTAFVRALQQEQEIERRLCAPTASPPPAAPAAHAPPAPPPAHSHAHAHAHTPHTQHAHAAHTQHNTHAHAHRPASRSSSRSSAAAAPPSPAPPLTPAPPPPRALSTSENLRSHHSDRGRDGTEVAAKKSKSSSSSTNSQGSSSKPHQQFAAAAAAQMAFEQHSAAAMQALQHQLLRGLSGAGGSGGMTPAAAAAMIQFTPLLYSYQLAMAQASALGKRSGKGGSSATNSAAMAEMQRVAEAQRQYLLDMIPGQHGRNPWTKN; encoded by the exons ATGGACGTGGATGACTCGGCCGTGGACCTCAGCGTGAG GTCGTTGCCTCCGGAGCTGAGTGAGTTACGAGCGTTGACGGCTAGTGGCCTCACTATAACGCCAGCCCAGCCCCCGCCACAC GGCTCGAGCGGCAAGCGTGTGCTGCGCCCGCGCTCGGAGCAGCGCAGCTATGCGGAGAGCCCGGACATCGTGCTGCTGCCGGCGGCGCCTCCGCATCGCAAGCCGGCCGTGGCCACGCCCGCGCCGTTCACTG ATGTGAGCAGCAAGTTGAACTCGACGACGGTGAATGTGTCGATAACGCCGAGCACGctgccgccgcccgcgccggaGTCGCCGCGCGACCCTCGCGACGACGAAGACTCCGAGGACGAGGAGAATGAGCCGCCCATACCGATGCCGGGGCACCGC GAGCTGTCGAGCGCGGAGATCTGGGAGCGCGAGCGGCGCCTGCGCGGGCTGCGCGAGAAGCTGCGCGCCGAGGAGACGCGCCTCGTGCTGCTGCGCAAGATACGGCAGTCGCAGCAGGCCACCGGGCTGCCGCCCACTAAG GAGTGCGCGACGGCGACGGCGCTGGCGGGCAGCGGGTGCGTGGTGCCGCCCGGCGTCACCGTcacgcccgcgccgccgcccgcgcaccaGAACAAG CGTTGCAGCAGCAGTGCGACGGGCGTGTCCGgcagcgcgggcgcgggcgcgggcgcgggcgcggcggggtCGCGCCGCACCTCCAGCCTGCCCGGCGGCGCCACGCTCACGCCGGGGCCTTACCGCTCGcag tcatCGAGCAGCAGTGCGGCCAACATCACTCCATCTGTGACGATAACGCCGGCGCCGCCTCCCGCATCTCAACACGCATCCTCCAAG GCAAGCTCGCGCAGTTCGGAGGACACTCAGACGCCGGCCCAGAGACAAGCCGCCGCCAAACTAGCACTACGGAAACAACTAGAGAAAACTCTGCTACAG atCCCGCCCCCCAAGCCGCCGCCGCCTGAGATGAACTTCATCCCATCTCCTAGCAATACTGACTTTGTGTACCTCGTCGGATTGGAGCACGTTGTGGACTATCTTACTAACGAAGATCG CATGCCGCGTTCGTCGGTGCCGGCGGTGTGCGCGCAGTGCGGGTGCGACTTCACGCCCGTGTGGCGCTGGGAGCGCGCGCCCGCCCGCCGCCTCGACGCCACCTTCACCCCCGGCGGCGGCGCCCGCCGGCTCTGCGAGCTGTGCGTCTCCGGCAACGTGAAGCGTGCGCTCAAGGCGGAGCACACGGCGCGACTGAAGACCGCCTTCGTGCGCGCGCTGCAGCAGGAGCAGGAGATCGAGCGCCGCCTGTGCGCGCCCACCGcctcgccgccgcccgccgcgcccgccgcgcacgcgccgcccgcgccgccgcccgcgcactcgcacgcgcacgcgcatgCGCACACGCCGCATACGCAGcacgcgcacgccgcgcacacgcAACACAACACTCACGCGCACGCACACAGACCG GCATCTCGTAGTTCATCCCGCAGCAGTGCAGCGGCAGCGCCCCCGTCCCCCGCACCGCCACTCACGCCCGCACCGCCACCGCCTAG GGCACTGTCAACTTCGGAGAATTTACGCAGTCATCACTCGGATCGCGGACGGGACGGCACCGAAGTCGCTGCCAAGAAGAGCAAAA GCTCATCATCAAGCACTAACAGCCAGGGGAGCAGCAGCAAGCCGCACCAG CAATTCGCTGCAGCCGCCGCGGCGCAGATGGCGTTCGAACAACACAGCGCGGCCGCCATGCAGGCTCTACAACACCAACTGCTTAGAG GGCTGAGCGGCGCGGGCGGCTCGGGCGGCATGACGCCGGCCGCGGCGGCCGCCATGATACAGTTCACGCCGCTGCTCTACTCCTACCAGCTGGCGATGGCGCAGGCCTCCGCGCTAGGTAAGCGTT CGGGCAAGGGCGGGTCATCGGCGACTAACTCTGCCGCAATGGCGGAGATGCAACGCGTCGCCGAGGCGCAGCGGCAATACCTGCTCGACATGATCCCGGGACAGCACGGACGGAACCCGTGGACTAAGAACTGA
- the LOC115453215 gene encoding transcriptional repressor p66-alpha isoform X5 — MDVDDSAVDLSVRSLPPELSELRALTASGLTITPAQPPPHGSSGKRVLRPRSEQRSYAESPDIVLLPAAPPHRKPAVATPAPFTADVSSKLNSTTVNVSITPSTLPPPAPESPRDPRDDEDSEDEENEPPIPMPGHRELSSAEIWERERRLRGLREKLRAEETRLVLLRKIRQSQQATGLPPTKECATATALAGSGCVVPPGVTVTPAPPPAHQNKRCSSSATGVSGSAGAGAGAGAAGSRRTSSLPGGATLTPGPYRSQSSSSSAANITPSVTITPAPPPASQHASSKASSRSSEDTQTPAQRQAAAKLALRKQLEKTLLQIPPPKPPPPEMNFIPSPSNTDFVYLVGLEHVVDYLTNEDRMPRSSVPAVCAQCGCDFTPVWRWERAPARRLDATFTPGGGARRLCELCVSGNVKRALKAEHTARLKTAFVRALQQEQEIERRLCAPTASPPPAAPAAHAPPAPPPAHSHAHAHAHTPHTQHAHAAHTQHNTHAHAHRPASRSSSRSSAAAAPPSPAPPLTPAPPPPRALSTSENLRSHHSDRGRDGTEVAAKKSKSSSSSTNSQGSSSKPHQQFAAAAAAQMAFEQHSAAAMQALQHQLLRGLSGAGGSGGMTPAAAAAMIQFTPLLYSYQLAMAQASALAGKGGSSATNSAAMAEMQRVAEAQRQYLLDMIPGQHGRNPWTKN, encoded by the exons ATGGACGTGGATGACTCGGCCGTGGACCTCAGCGTGAG GTCGTTGCCTCCGGAGCTGAGTGAGTTACGAGCGTTGACGGCTAGTGGCCTCACTATAACGCCAGCCCAGCCCCCGCCACAC GGCTCGAGCGGCAAGCGTGTGCTGCGCCCGCGCTCGGAGCAGCGCAGCTATGCGGAGAGCCCGGACATCGTGCTGCTGCCGGCGGCGCCTCCGCATCGCAAGCCGGCCGTGGCCACGCCCGCGCCGTTCACTG CAGATGTGAGCAGCAAGTTGAACTCGACGACGGTGAATGTGTCGATAACGCCGAGCACGctgccgccgcccgcgccggaGTCGCCGCGCGACCCTCGCGACGACGAAGACTCCGAGGACGAGGAGAATGAGCCGCCCATACCGATGCCGGGGCACCGC GAGCTGTCGAGCGCGGAGATCTGGGAGCGCGAGCGGCGCCTGCGCGGGCTGCGCGAGAAGCTGCGCGCCGAGGAGACGCGCCTCGTGCTGCTGCGCAAGATACGGCAGTCGCAGCAGGCCACCGGGCTGCCGCCCACTAAG GAGTGCGCGACGGCGACGGCGCTGGCGGGCAGCGGGTGCGTGGTGCCGCCCGGCGTCACCGTcacgcccgcgccgccgcccgcgcaccaGAACAAG CGTTGCAGCAGCAGTGCGACGGGCGTGTCCGgcagcgcgggcgcgggcgcgggcgcgggcgcggcggggtCGCGCCGCACCTCCAGCCTGCCCGGCGGCGCCACGCTCACGCCGGGGCCTTACCGCTCGcag tcatCGAGCAGCAGTGCGGCCAACATCACTCCATCTGTGACGATAACGCCGGCGCCGCCTCCCGCATCTCAACACGCATCCTCCAAG GCAAGCTCGCGCAGTTCGGAGGACACTCAGACGCCGGCCCAGAGACAAGCCGCCGCCAAACTAGCACTACGGAAACAACTAGAGAAAACTCTGCTACAG atCCCGCCCCCCAAGCCGCCGCCGCCTGAGATGAACTTCATCCCATCTCCTAGCAATACTGACTTTGTGTACCTCGTCGGATTGGAGCACGTTGTGGACTATCTTACTAACGAAGATCG CATGCCGCGTTCGTCGGTGCCGGCGGTGTGCGCGCAGTGCGGGTGCGACTTCACGCCCGTGTGGCGCTGGGAGCGCGCGCCCGCCCGCCGCCTCGACGCCACCTTCACCCCCGGCGGCGGCGCCCGCCGGCTCTGCGAGCTGTGCGTCTCCGGCAACGTGAAGCGTGCGCTCAAGGCGGAGCACACGGCGCGACTGAAGACCGCCTTCGTGCGCGCGCTGCAGCAGGAGCAGGAGATCGAGCGCCGCCTGTGCGCGCCCACCGcctcgccgccgcccgccgcgcccgccgcgcacgcgccgcccgcgccgccgcccgcgcactcgcacgcgcacgcgcatgCGCACACGCCGCATACGCAGcacgcgcacgccgcgcacacgcAACACAACACTCACGCGCACGCACACAGACCG GCATCTCGTAGTTCATCCCGCAGCAGTGCAGCGGCAGCGCCCCCGTCCCCCGCACCGCCACTCACGCCCGCACCGCCACCGCCTAG GGCACTGTCAACTTCGGAGAATTTACGCAGTCATCACTCGGATCGCGGACGGGACGGCACCGAAGTCGCTGCCAAGAAGAGCAAAA GCTCATCATCAAGCACTAACAGCCAGGGGAGCAGCAGCAAGCCGCACCAG CAATTCGCTGCAGCCGCCGCGGCGCAGATGGCGTTCGAACAACACAGCGCGGCCGCCATGCAGGCTCTACAACACCAACTGCTTAGAG GGCTGAGCGGCGCGGGCGGCTCGGGCGGCATGACGCCGGCCGCGGCGGCCGCCATGATACAGTTCACGCCGCTGCTCTACTCCTACCAGCTGGCGATGGCGCAGGCCTCCGCGCTAG CGGGCAAGGGCGGGTCATCGGCGACTAACTCTGCCGCAATGGCGGAGATGCAACGCGTCGCCGAGGCGCAGCGGCAATACCTGCTCGACATGATCCCGGGACAGCACGGACGGAACCCGTGGACTAAGAACTGA
- the LOC115453215 gene encoding transcriptional repressor p66-alpha isoform X4, producing MDVDDSAVDLSVRSLPPELSELRALTASGLTITPAQPPPHGSSGKRVLRPRSEQRSYAESPDIVLLPAAPPHRKPAVATPAPFTADVSSKLNSTTVNVSITPSTLPPPAPESPRDPRDDEDSEDEENEPPIPMPGHRELSSAEIWERERRLRGLREKLRAEETRLVLLRKIRQSQQATGLPPTKECATATALAGSGCVVPPGVTVTPAPPPAHQNKRCSSSATGVSGSAGAGAGAGAAGSRRTSSLPGGATLTPGPYRSQSSSSSAANITPSVTITPAPPPASQHASSKASSRSSEDTQTPAQRQAAAKLALRKQLEKTLLQIPPPKPPPPEMNFIPSPSNTDFVYLVGLEHVVDYLTNEDRMPRSSVPAVCAQCGCDFTPVWRWERAPARRLDATFTPGGGARRLCELCVSGNVKRALKAEHTARLKTAFVRALQQEQEIERRLCAPTASPPPAAPAAHAPPAPPPAHSHAHAHAHTPHTQHAHAAHTQHNTHAHAHRPASRSSSRSSAAAAPPSPAPPLTPAPPPPRALSTSENLRSHHSDRGRDGTEVAAKKSKSSSSSTNSQGSSSKPHQQFAAAAAAQMAFEQHSAAAMQALQHQLLRGLSGAGGSGGMTPAAAAAMIQFTPLLYSYQLAMAQASALGKRSGKGGSSATNSAAMAEMQRVAEAQRQYLLDMIPGQHGRNPWTKN from the exons ATGGACGTGGATGACTCGGCCGTGGACCTCAGCGTGAG GTCGTTGCCTCCGGAGCTGAGTGAGTTACGAGCGTTGACGGCTAGTGGCCTCACTATAACGCCAGCCCAGCCCCCGCCACAC GGCTCGAGCGGCAAGCGTGTGCTGCGCCCGCGCTCGGAGCAGCGCAGCTATGCGGAGAGCCCGGACATCGTGCTGCTGCCGGCGGCGCCTCCGCATCGCAAGCCGGCCGTGGCCACGCCCGCGCCGTTCACTG CAGATGTGAGCAGCAAGTTGAACTCGACGACGGTGAATGTGTCGATAACGCCGAGCACGctgccgccgcccgcgccggaGTCGCCGCGCGACCCTCGCGACGACGAAGACTCCGAGGACGAGGAGAATGAGCCGCCCATACCGATGCCGGGGCACCGC GAGCTGTCGAGCGCGGAGATCTGGGAGCGCGAGCGGCGCCTGCGCGGGCTGCGCGAGAAGCTGCGCGCCGAGGAGACGCGCCTCGTGCTGCTGCGCAAGATACGGCAGTCGCAGCAGGCCACCGGGCTGCCGCCCACTAAG GAGTGCGCGACGGCGACGGCGCTGGCGGGCAGCGGGTGCGTGGTGCCGCCCGGCGTCACCGTcacgcccgcgccgccgcccgcgcaccaGAACAAG CGTTGCAGCAGCAGTGCGACGGGCGTGTCCGgcagcgcgggcgcgggcgcgggcgcgggcgcggcggggtCGCGCCGCACCTCCAGCCTGCCCGGCGGCGCCACGCTCACGCCGGGGCCTTACCGCTCGcag tcatCGAGCAGCAGTGCGGCCAACATCACTCCATCTGTGACGATAACGCCGGCGCCGCCTCCCGCATCTCAACACGCATCCTCCAAG GCAAGCTCGCGCAGTTCGGAGGACACTCAGACGCCGGCCCAGAGACAAGCCGCCGCCAAACTAGCACTACGGAAACAACTAGAGAAAACTCTGCTACAG atCCCGCCCCCCAAGCCGCCGCCGCCTGAGATGAACTTCATCCCATCTCCTAGCAATACTGACTTTGTGTACCTCGTCGGATTGGAGCACGTTGTGGACTATCTTACTAACGAAGATCG CATGCCGCGTTCGTCGGTGCCGGCGGTGTGCGCGCAGTGCGGGTGCGACTTCACGCCCGTGTGGCGCTGGGAGCGCGCGCCCGCCCGCCGCCTCGACGCCACCTTCACCCCCGGCGGCGGCGCCCGCCGGCTCTGCGAGCTGTGCGTCTCCGGCAACGTGAAGCGTGCGCTCAAGGCGGAGCACACGGCGCGACTGAAGACCGCCTTCGTGCGCGCGCTGCAGCAGGAGCAGGAGATCGAGCGCCGCCTGTGCGCGCCCACCGcctcgccgccgcccgccgcgcccgccgcgcacgcgccgcccgcgccgccgcccgcgcactcgcacgcgcacgcgcatgCGCACACGCCGCATACGCAGcacgcgcacgccgcgcacacgcAACACAACACTCACGCGCACGCACACAGACCG GCATCTCGTAGTTCATCCCGCAGCAGTGCAGCGGCAGCGCCCCCGTCCCCCGCACCGCCACTCACGCCCGCACCGCCACCGCCTAG GGCACTGTCAACTTCGGAGAATTTACGCAGTCATCACTCGGATCGCGGACGGGACGGCACCGAAGTCGCTGCCAAGAAGAGCAAAA GCTCATCATCAAGCACTAACAGCCAGGGGAGCAGCAGCAAGCCGCACCAG CAATTCGCTGCAGCCGCCGCGGCGCAGATGGCGTTCGAACAACACAGCGCGGCCGCCATGCAGGCTCTACAACACCAACTGCTTAGAG GGCTGAGCGGCGCGGGCGGCTCGGGCGGCATGACGCCGGCCGCGGCGGCCGCCATGATACAGTTCACGCCGCTGCTCTACTCCTACCAGCTGGCGATGGCGCAGGCCTCCGCGCTAGGTAAGCGTT CGGGCAAGGGCGGGTCATCGGCGACTAACTCTGCCGCAATGGCGGAGATGCAACGCGTCGCCGAGGCGCAGCGGCAATACCTGCTCGACATGATCCCGGGACAGCACGGACGGAACCCGTGGACTAAGAACTGA
- the LOC115453215 gene encoding transcriptional repressor p66-alpha isoform X3 gives MDVDDSAVDLSVRSLPPELSELRALTASGLTITPAQPPPHGSSGKRVLRPRSEQRSYAESPDIVLLPAAPPHRKPAVATPAPFTADVSSKLNSTTVNVSITPSTLPPPAPESPRDPRDDEDSEDEENEPPIPMPGHRELSSAEIWERERRLRGLREKLRAEETRLVLLRKIRQSQQATGLPPTKECATATALAGSGCVVPPGVTVTPAPPPAHQNKRCSSSATGVSGSAGAGAGAGAAGSRRTSSLPGGATLTPGPYRSQSSSSSAANITPSVTITPAPPPASQHASSKASSRSSEDTQTPAQRQAAAKLALRKQLEKTLLQIPPPKPPPPEMNFIPSPSNTDFVYLVGLEHVVDYLTNEDRMPRSSVPAVCAQCGCDFTPVWRWERAPARRLDATFTPGGGARRLCELCVSGNVKRALKAEHTARLKTAFVRALQQEQEIERRLCAPTASPPPAAPAAHAPPAPPPAHSHAHAHAHTPHTQHAHAAHTQHNTHAHAHRPASRSSSRSSAAAAPPSPAPPLTPAPPPPRALSTSENLRSHHSDRGRDGTEVAAKKSKSSSSSTNSQGSSSKPHQQFAAAAAAQMAFEQHSAAAMQALQHQLLRGVPTGLSGAGGSGGMTPAAAAAMIQFTPLLYSYQLAMAQASALAGKGGSSATNSAAMAEMQRVAEAQRQYLLDMIPGQHGRNPWTKN, from the exons ATGGACGTGGATGACTCGGCCGTGGACCTCAGCGTGAG GTCGTTGCCTCCGGAGCTGAGTGAGTTACGAGCGTTGACGGCTAGTGGCCTCACTATAACGCCAGCCCAGCCCCCGCCACAC GGCTCGAGCGGCAAGCGTGTGCTGCGCCCGCGCTCGGAGCAGCGCAGCTATGCGGAGAGCCCGGACATCGTGCTGCTGCCGGCGGCGCCTCCGCATCGCAAGCCGGCCGTGGCCACGCCCGCGCCGTTCACTG CAGATGTGAGCAGCAAGTTGAACTCGACGACGGTGAATGTGTCGATAACGCCGAGCACGctgccgccgcccgcgccggaGTCGCCGCGCGACCCTCGCGACGACGAAGACTCCGAGGACGAGGAGAATGAGCCGCCCATACCGATGCCGGGGCACCGC GAGCTGTCGAGCGCGGAGATCTGGGAGCGCGAGCGGCGCCTGCGCGGGCTGCGCGAGAAGCTGCGCGCCGAGGAGACGCGCCTCGTGCTGCTGCGCAAGATACGGCAGTCGCAGCAGGCCACCGGGCTGCCGCCCACTAAG GAGTGCGCGACGGCGACGGCGCTGGCGGGCAGCGGGTGCGTGGTGCCGCCCGGCGTCACCGTcacgcccgcgccgccgcccgcgcaccaGAACAAG CGTTGCAGCAGCAGTGCGACGGGCGTGTCCGgcagcgcgggcgcgggcgcgggcgcgggcgcggcggggtCGCGCCGCACCTCCAGCCTGCCCGGCGGCGCCACGCTCACGCCGGGGCCTTACCGCTCGcag tcatCGAGCAGCAGTGCGGCCAACATCACTCCATCTGTGACGATAACGCCGGCGCCGCCTCCCGCATCTCAACACGCATCCTCCAAG GCAAGCTCGCGCAGTTCGGAGGACACTCAGACGCCGGCCCAGAGACAAGCCGCCGCCAAACTAGCACTACGGAAACAACTAGAGAAAACTCTGCTACAG atCCCGCCCCCCAAGCCGCCGCCGCCTGAGATGAACTTCATCCCATCTCCTAGCAATACTGACTTTGTGTACCTCGTCGGATTGGAGCACGTTGTGGACTATCTTACTAACGAAGATCG CATGCCGCGTTCGTCGGTGCCGGCGGTGTGCGCGCAGTGCGGGTGCGACTTCACGCCCGTGTGGCGCTGGGAGCGCGCGCCCGCCCGCCGCCTCGACGCCACCTTCACCCCCGGCGGCGGCGCCCGCCGGCTCTGCGAGCTGTGCGTCTCCGGCAACGTGAAGCGTGCGCTCAAGGCGGAGCACACGGCGCGACTGAAGACCGCCTTCGTGCGCGCGCTGCAGCAGGAGCAGGAGATCGAGCGCCGCCTGTGCGCGCCCACCGcctcgccgccgcccgccgcgcccgccgcgcacgcgccgcccgcgccgccgcccgcgcactcgcacgcgcacgcgcatgCGCACACGCCGCATACGCAGcacgcgcacgccgcgcacacgcAACACAACACTCACGCGCACGCACACAGACCG GCATCTCGTAGTTCATCCCGCAGCAGTGCAGCGGCAGCGCCCCCGTCCCCCGCACCGCCACTCACGCCCGCACCGCCACCGCCTAG GGCACTGTCAACTTCGGAGAATTTACGCAGTCATCACTCGGATCGCGGACGGGACGGCACCGAAGTCGCTGCCAAGAAGAGCAAAA GCTCATCATCAAGCACTAACAGCCAGGGGAGCAGCAGCAAGCCGCACCAG CAATTCGCTGCAGCCGCCGCGGCGCAGATGGCGTTCGAACAACACAGCGCGGCCGCCATGCAGGCTCTACAACACCAACTGCTTAGAG GTGTGCCGACAGGGCTGAGCGGCGCGGGCGGCTCGGGCGGCATGACGCCGGCCGCGGCGGCCGCCATGATACAGTTCACGCCGCTGCTCTACTCCTACCAGCTGGCGATGGCGCAGGCCTCCGCGCTAG CGGGCAAGGGCGGGTCATCGGCGACTAACTCTGCCGCAATGGCGGAGATGCAACGCGTCGCCGAGGCGCAGCGGCAATACCTGCTCGACATGATCCCGGGACAGCACGGACGGAACCCGTGGACTAAGAACTGA